A region of Natribaculum luteum DNA encodes the following proteins:
- the grpE gene encoding nucleotide exchange factor GrpE, producing the protein MSEDEGTNQTAQGVSSADEADETDAEDAPSAPETERDEDGDAERTPETSEDVQQILDRVTEYDDELAHDVNSIVETARELNETVQAQRAELEDLRERIEEQAETIGNLQDELDDREQELEEKDERVDELESAVKRTQADFQNYKKRAKKRQKQLEERATEDLVTRLVSVRDDLKRALEEESGDVEGLRDGVEMTLREFDRVLDEENVEEIDPEPGTEVDPQRHEVMVTVDSALPEGTIDEVYTSGYEMGEKVIQNAQVTVSNGELEDEDELASEEGDDESEAGDEDDAIELEGDVDADDREDEPADE; encoded by the coding sequence ATGAGCGAAGACGAGGGCACGAACCAGACCGCCCAGGGTGTCTCGTCCGCGGACGAAGCCGACGAGACCGACGCCGAGGACGCTCCATCGGCGCCCGAAACCGAGCGGGATGAGGACGGTGACGCCGAACGTACTCCCGAGACGAGCGAGGACGTCCAGCAGATCCTCGATCGCGTCACCGAGTACGACGACGAACTCGCCCACGACGTCAACTCGATCGTCGAGACGGCGCGGGAACTCAACGAGACGGTCCAGGCCCAGCGAGCCGAACTCGAGGACCTCCGCGAACGGATCGAAGAGCAAGCCGAGACGATCGGCAACCTCCAGGACGAACTCGACGACCGCGAGCAGGAACTCGAGGAGAAAGACGAACGGGTCGACGAGCTCGAAAGCGCCGTCAAACGGACGCAGGCGGACTTCCAGAACTACAAGAAGCGCGCGAAAAAGCGCCAGAAACAGCTCGAAGAGCGCGCGACCGAGGATCTGGTCACGCGACTCGTCAGCGTCCGCGACGACCTGAAACGCGCACTCGAGGAGGAAAGCGGCGACGTCGAGGGGCTTCGCGACGGCGTCGAGATGACCCTCCGGGAGTTCGATCGCGTCCTCGACGAGGAGAACGTCGAGGAGATCGACCCCGAACCCGGGACCGAGGTCGACCCCCAGCGCCACGAGGTGATGGTTACGGTCGACAGCGCGCTGCCAGAGGGAACGATCGACGAGGTGTACACGTCCGGCTACGAGATGGGCGAGAAGGTCATCCAGAACGCACAGGTGACCGTGAGCAACGGCGAACTCGAGGACGAAGACGAGTTGGCGTCCGAAGAGGGAGACGACGAGTCCGAGGCCGGCGACGAGGACGACGCGATCGAACTCGAGGGCGACGTCGACGCGGACGACCGCGAAGACGAACCCGCTGACGAGTAA
- a CDS encoding DUF447 domain-containing protein: MSEHSGGEDETATWPVDLHGVTESIVTTLGPNDRWNVAALGLFADDPVTARTWGNTRTRRNFHRQGGGYVQFTSDPVDFVDAALSITERDDPVLESADAWVRVAADQVDEGTEDGTRWEAWVLRPLESTVRDRRVPTINRGFSAVIEATVAASRLEVAGYDDATLRDRLEYAASVVDRAGGPREREAIERVRQYSSW; encoded by the coding sequence ATGAGCGAGCATTCCGGCGGCGAGGACGAGACGGCGACGTGGCCCGTCGATCTCCACGGCGTCACGGAGTCGATCGTGACGACGCTCGGGCCGAACGACCGCTGGAACGTCGCGGCGCTCGGCCTGTTCGCCGACGATCCCGTTACCGCCCGAACCTGGGGAAACACCCGCACTCGCCGCAACTTCCACCGGCAGGGCGGCGGCTACGTCCAGTTTACCAGCGATCCCGTCGACTTCGTCGACGCCGCCCTGTCGATCACCGAGCGCGACGATCCCGTCCTCGAGTCCGCCGACGCCTGGGTGCGCGTCGCCGCCGACCAGGTCGACGAGGGTACCGAGGACGGGACGCGATGGGAGGCCTGGGTACTCCGACCGCTCGAGTCGACGGTCCGCGACCGGCGAGTGCCGACGATCAACCGGGGGTTCAGTGCCGTGATCGAGGCGACGGTCGCCGCGTCTCGACTCGAAGTGGCCGGCTACGACGACGCGACGCTTCGCGATCGACTCGAGTACGCCGCGTCGGTCGTCGATCGGGCGGGCGGGCCGCGAGAGCGGGAGGCGATCGAGCGTGTTCGACAGTACTCCTCGTGGTAA
- a CDS encoding triphosphoribosyl-dephospho-CoA synthase, producing the protein MRSPDQNAELALLLEVAGTPKPGNVDRHRDLEDLRFEHFLAGAVGARNGLRMAASGASVGPAFERSVEEMADQGGGNTQFGALLLLVPLVCAAREDLSQPVLESVVEETTVADAASFYRAFEHVDVFVSDPPEDMAPLDVRRGSDAIPALEERGLTLLDVMDRSVPGDDVAREWVSGFERSFAAAERIAAADGPLPDRAAETFLSLLADRPDTLVVKRRGEAVAREVTERAAELVDADAFATDREAVERFADDLVARGINPGTTADLTAAGLFIALEREAVDV; encoded by the coding sequence ATGCGCAGCCCCGACCAGAACGCAGAACTGGCGCTCTTGCTCGAGGTCGCCGGCACGCCCAAACCGGGGAACGTCGACCGCCACCGCGACCTCGAAGACCTGCGATTCGAACACTTCCTCGCGGGTGCCGTCGGTGCACGGAACGGTCTTCGGATGGCAGCCAGCGGTGCCTCGGTCGGCCCGGCGTTCGAGCGAAGCGTCGAGGAGATGGCCGACCAGGGCGGCGGCAACACGCAGTTCGGCGCGCTCCTGTTGCTCGTCCCGCTCGTCTGTGCCGCACGCGAGGATCTCTCCCAGCCCGTCCTCGAGTCGGTCGTCGAGGAGACGACGGTCGCCGACGCCGCGTCGTTCTACCGCGCGTTCGAACACGTGGACGTCTTCGTCTCCGATCCGCCAGAGGACATGGCACCGCTGGACGTGCGCCGCGGGAGCGATGCGATTCCGGCTCTCGAGGAGCGCGGACTGACGCTGCTCGACGTGATGGACCGCAGCGTCCCCGGTGACGACGTCGCTCGCGAGTGGGTAAGCGGCTTCGAGCGGTCGTTCGCCGCGGCCGAGCGGATCGCCGCGGCCGACGGCCCGTTACCGGACCGTGCCGCCGAGACGTTCCTCTCGTTGCTCGCCGACCGGCCGGACACGCTCGTCGTCAAGCGTCGCGGCGAAGCCGTCGCACGGGAGGTGACGGAACGGGCCGCCGAACTCGTAGACGCCGACGCGTTCGCGACCGACCGTGAGGCCGTCGAACGGTTCGCCGACGACCTCGTCGCGCGCGGGATCAATCCAGGGACGACGGCAGACCTCACCGCTGCCGGACTGTTCATCGCTCTAGAGCGCGAAGCCGTCGACGTATGA
- a CDS encoding dihydropyrimidine dehydrogenase encodes MFTPPLALASLSGRSDAAWARAGADHAGAAFLGGIALDDDARDAARRMVDRGREEFLPPDPLAFVDRQLAALEDVPIVSGVNVRSATLEPIGPVAECCRDHGALLEINAHCRQDELCAVGCGETLLRDGSRLCEYVATAAETGATVGTKVRAEVPGVDLPELAADLEAAGASFVHVDAMDTESVIEDVAAATNLFVIANNGVRDEATVREYVEYGADAVSIGRPSDDPVVRRRVREAVDRQLALETGPFSDDGR; translated from the coding sequence ATGTTCACGCCACCACTCGCACTGGCGAGTCTGAGCGGTCGATCCGACGCCGCGTGGGCACGCGCCGGGGCCGATCACGCCGGCGCAGCCTTCCTCGGCGGCATCGCGCTCGACGACGACGCTCGAGACGCCGCCAGACGGATGGTCGACCGCGGCCGAGAGGAGTTCCTTCCGCCCGATCCGCTCGCGTTCGTCGACCGACAGCTCGCCGCCCTCGAGGACGTCCCCATCGTATCCGGGGTCAACGTCCGGAGCGCGACGCTCGAGCCGATCGGACCGGTCGCCGAGTGCTGTCGCGACCACGGGGCGTTGCTCGAGATAAACGCTCACTGTCGACAGGACGAACTCTGTGCCGTCGGCTGTGGCGAGACGCTCCTCCGGGACGGCTCCCGGCTCTGTGAGTACGTCGCGACGGCGGCCGAGACGGGCGCGACCGTCGGCACGAAAGTCCGGGCCGAAGTGCCGGGCGTCGACCTCCCGGAACTGGCCGCCGACCTCGAGGCCGCGGGCGCGTCGTTCGTCCACGTCGACGCGATGGACACGGAGTCCGTGATCGAAGACGTCGCCGCGGCGACGAACCTGTTCGTGATCGCCAACAACGGCGTTCGCGACGAGGCGACGGTGCGGGAGTACGTCGAGTACGGCGCGGACGCGGTGAGCATCGGTCGGCCGAGCGACGATCCAGTCGTCCGCCGGCGCGTTCGCGAGGCCGTCGATCGGCAGCTGGCGCTCGAGACGGGTCCGTTCTCGGACGACGGGCGGTGA